The following are from one region of the Streptomyces decoyicus genome:
- a CDS encoding DUF2752 domain-containing protein: MSPAESRGPGESWGPDAPVEPTGASIRARTVRRASIALGVGASAAVYLWHTDPHQPGQLLIPCPFKWTTGLLCPLCGGTRMAYDLMHGEVVTAFHDNAVLLVLAGPAVAYALGRWLVAGLGGRVYRPRLSARGNAVVLGIAAVWMVARNLVS, encoded by the coding sequence GTGAGCCCCGCGGAGTCTCGGGGGCCCGGGGAGTCCTGGGGCCCCGACGCGCCCGTGGAGCCCACGGGGGCGTCGATCCGGGCGCGCACCGTCCGCCGGGCGTCGATCGCTCTCGGCGTCGGGGCGTCGGCCGCCGTCTATCTCTGGCACACCGATCCGCACCAACCGGGGCAGCTGCTGATCCCGTGCCCGTTCAAATGGACCACCGGGCTGCTGTGCCCGCTGTGCGGCGGGACGCGGATGGCGTACGACCTGATGCACGGCGAGGTCGTGACGGCGTTCCATGACAACGCCGTGCTGCTCGTGCTGGCCGGGCCGGCCGTCGCGTACGCCCTCGGGCGCTGGCTGGTCGCGGGGCTCGGCGGACGCGTCTACCGGCCACGGCTCTCGGCCCGCGGCAATGCCGTGGTGCTCGGCATCGCCGCGGTGTGGATGGTCGCCCGCAACCTGGTCTCCTAG
- the topA gene encoding type I DNA topoisomerase: MSPTSETADGGGRRLVIVESPAKAKTIKGYLGPGYVVEASVGHIRDLPNGAAEVPAKYKGEPWARLGVNVDADFQPIYVVNSDKKDQVKKLKELLAESDELYLATDEDREGEAIAWHLQEILKPKVPVHRMVFHEITKDAIREAVANPRDLNQKLVDAQETRRILDRLYGYEVSPVLWKKVMPRLSAGRVQSVATRLVVERERERIAFRSAEYWDLTGTFATGRAGDASDPSVLTARLNSVDGRRIAQGRDFGPNGQLKNDVLHLDEANARALAAALENTDFAVRSVESKPYRRSPYAPFRTTTLQQEASRKLGFGAKSTMQVAQKLYENGFITYMRTDSTTLSDTAVAAARAQVTHLYGANYLPDKPRTYAGKVKNAQEAHEAIRPSGDRFRTPAETGLTGDQFKLYELIWKRTVASQMKDATGNSVTVKIGGRAADGRDAEFSASGKTITFHGFLKAYVEGADDPNAELDDRERRLPQVAEGDALAAQEITADGHATKPPARYTEATLVKELEEREIGRPSTYASIIGTILDRGYVFKKGTALVPSFLSFAVVNLLEKHFGRLVDYDFTARMEDDLDRIARGEAQSVPWLRRFYYGEGHGEGGAADAGNGDGDHLGGLKELVEDLGAIDAREISSFPVSDDIKLRVGRYGPYVERGEKDAEGHQRADVPDDLAPDELTVEYAEELLAKPSGDFELGMDPDSGHQIVAKDGRYGPYVTEILPEGTPKTGKNAVKPRTASLFKSMSLDTVTLADALKLMSLPRVVGKDPEGVEITAQNGRYGPYLKKGTDSRSLESEDQLFTITTDEALAIYAQPKQRGRAAAKPPLKELGTDPVSGKPVVVKDGRFGAYVTDGETNATLRRDDDVETVTAERGYELLAEKRAKGPAKKTAKKAAKKAPAKKTAAKKTAAKKTAAKKTTTAKKTTAKKATAKTAAAKKTAAPAED, translated from the coding sequence TTGTCCCCGACCAGCGAGACCGCAGACGGCGGCGGCCGCCGACTCGTCATCGTCGAGTCGCCTGCCAAGGCGAAGACGATCAAGGGCTACCTCGGCCCTGGCTACGTGGTCGAGGCCAGCGTCGGGCACATCCGCGACCTGCCCAACGGCGCCGCAGAGGTCCCGGCGAAGTACAAGGGCGAGCCCTGGGCCCGCCTCGGCGTGAATGTCGACGCCGACTTCCAGCCGATCTATGTCGTCAACAGTGACAAGAAGGACCAGGTCAAGAAGCTCAAGGAGCTGCTGGCCGAGTCCGACGAGCTCTATCTCGCCACAGATGAGGACCGGGAGGGCGAGGCCATCGCCTGGCACCTCCAGGAGATTCTCAAGCCCAAGGTCCCCGTCCACCGGATGGTCTTCCACGAGATCACCAAGGACGCGATCCGCGAGGCCGTCGCCAACCCGCGCGACCTGAACCAGAAGCTGGTCGACGCCCAGGAGACCCGCCGTATCCTTGACCGCCTCTACGGCTACGAGGTCTCGCCGGTCCTGTGGAAGAAGGTCATGCCCCGGCTGTCGGCCGGCCGGGTGCAGTCCGTCGCGACCCGTCTCGTCGTCGAGCGGGAGCGCGAGCGCATCGCGTTCCGCTCCGCCGAGTACTGGGACCTGACCGGCACTTTCGCCACCGGCCGGGCCGGCGACGCCAGCGACCCGTCGGTGCTGACCGCCCGACTGAACTCCGTCGACGGCCGCCGTATCGCGCAGGGCCGTGACTTCGGTCCCAACGGGCAGCTCAAGAACGACGTCCTCCATCTGGACGAGGCGAACGCCCGCGCGCTCGCCGCCGCCCTGGAGAACACCGACTTCGCGGTGCGCTCGGTCGAGTCCAAGCCCTACCGCCGCTCGCCGTACGCGCCGTTCCGTACGACCACCCTCCAGCAGGAGGCAAGCCGCAAGCTCGGCTTCGGTGCCAAGTCCACGATGCAGGTGGCGCAGAAGCTGTACGAGAACGGCTTCATCACCTATATGCGTACGGACTCCACCACGCTCTCGGACACCGCGGTCGCCGCGGCCCGGGCGCAGGTGACGCATCTGTACGGCGCGAACTACCTGCCGGACAAGCCGCGTACCTACGCCGGCAAGGTCAAGAACGCCCAGGAGGCACACGAGGCGATCCGCCCCTCCGGCGACCGCTTCCGCACCCCGGCCGAGACCGGTCTGACCGGCGACCAGTTCAAGCTCTACGAACTGATCTGGAAGCGGACCGTCGCCTCCCAGATGAAGGACGCGACCGGCAACTCCGTCACCGTCAAGATCGGTGGCCGTGCCGCCGACGGCCGGGACGCCGAGTTCAGCGCGTCCGGCAAGACCATCACCTTCCACGGCTTCCTCAAGGCCTATGTGGAGGGCGCCGACGACCCCAACGCGGAGCTCGACGACCGCGAGCGCCGGCTGCCGCAGGTCGCCGAGGGCGACGCGCTGGCCGCGCAGGAGATCACCGCCGACGGGCACGCCACCAAGCCGCCCGCCCGCTACACCGAGGCCACGCTGGTCAAGGAGCTGGAAGAGCGCGAGATCGGCCGCCCGTCGACCTACGCGTCGATCATCGGCACGATCCTCGACCGCGGCTACGTCTTCAAGAAGGGCACCGCGCTCGTCCCGTCCTTCCTCTCCTTCGCGGTGGTCAACCTCCTGGAGAAGCACTTCGGCCGGCTGGTCGACTACGACTTCACCGCCCGGATGGAGGACGACCTCGACCGCATCGCACGCGGTGAGGCGCAGTCCGTGCCGTGGCTGCGGCGCTTCTACTACGGCGAGGGCCACGGCGAGGGCGGTGCCGCGGACGCCGGCAACGGAGACGGCGACCACCTCGGCGGTCTGAAGGAGCTGGTCGAGGACCTGGGCGCAATCGACGCCCGGGAGATCTCGTCCTTCCCGGTCAGCGACGACATCAAGCTGCGGGTGGGCCGCTACGGCCCGTACGTCGAGCGCGGGGAGAAGGACGCCGAGGGCCATCAGCGCGCCGACGTCCCCGACGACCTGGCGCCCGACGAGCTGACCGTGGAGTACGCGGAGGAGCTGCTCGCCAAGCCGAGCGGTGACTTCGAGCTGGGCATGGACCCGGACAGCGGCCATCAGATCGTCGCCAAGGACGGCCGCTACGGCCCGTACGTCACCGAGATCCTGCCCGAGGGCACCCCGAAGACCGGCAAGAACGCGGTCAAGCCGCGCACCGCCTCGCTCTTCAAGTCGATGTCCCTGGACACCGTGACCCTGGCGGACGCGCTCAAGCTGATGTCGCTGCCGCGCGTCGTCGGCAAGGACCCCGAGGGCGTGGAGATCACCGCGCAGAACGGCCGCTACGGCCCGTACCTCAAGAAGGGCACCGACTCGCGCTCCCTGGAGAGCGAGGACCAGCTCTTCACGATCACGACCGACGAAGCGCTGGCGATCTACGCACAGCCCAAGCAGCGCGGACGGGCCGCCGCCAAGCCGCCGCTGAAGGAGCTGGGCACGGACCCGGTGAGCGGCAAGCCGGTGGTGGTCAAGGACGGCCGGTTCGGTGCGTATGTCACCGATGGCGAGACCAACGCGACGCTGCGGCGGGACGACGACGTCGAGACGGTCACCGCCGAGCGGGGCTACGAGCTGCTGGCGGAGAAGCGCGCCAAG
- a CDS encoding DUF7059 domain-containing protein, producing MSTHLPTADVQDPESNARTARLREALLAAAFTADGLLDLLGAPAYAALARSETVPALRATRGDSPLETLVRLFLLQRPVELRRAQAALPVEDCLADGWLVQDGEELRASVDVRPYSGPEEQDWWIVSDLGCAVGGAGGIRGVGEQDRAELVLGVGGASTTLAGLTVRRPVTKALDLGTGSGIQALHAAQHATRVTGTDLNPRALRIAALTLALSGAGPADLREGSLFEPVGDETYDLIVSNPPFVISPGARLTYRDGGMGGDDLCRTLVQQSGAHLNDGGYCQLLANWQHVAGEEWHDRLRSWVPRGCDAWIVQREVQDITQYAELWLRDAGDHRTGDEEYAARYDAWLDEFEAHKTKAIGFGWITLRKSGSDSPSITVEEWPHPVEQPLGESVVRHFARQDYLRATDDAALLAGHFRLADEVVQEQVGLPGAEDPEHVVLRQNRGMRRATKVDTVAAGFAGVSDGSLPAGRILDAIAQLVGEDPVLLRDRTPASIRMLVEQGFLEPVAAGG from the coding sequence GTGAGTACGCACCTCCCCACCGCTGATGTCCAGGACCCCGAGAGCAACGCCCGCACCGCCCGGCTGCGCGAGGCGTTGCTGGCCGCCGCCTTCACCGCCGACGGGCTGCTGGATCTGCTCGGCGCGCCGGCCTATGCCGCGCTGGCGCGCAGCGAGACCGTCCCCGCCCTGCGGGCCACGCGCGGCGACAGCCCGTTGGAGACGCTGGTGCGGCTGTTCCTGCTGCAGCGCCCGGTGGAGCTGCGGCGGGCGCAGGCCGCGCTGCCCGTCGAGGACTGTCTCGCCGACGGCTGGCTGGTGCAGGACGGCGAGGAACTGCGCGCGAGCGTGGACGTGCGGCCATACAGCGGCCCCGAGGAACAGGACTGGTGGATCGTCTCCGACCTGGGCTGTGCGGTCGGCGGCGCCGGCGGTATCCGGGGCGTCGGGGAACAGGACCGCGCGGAGCTGGTGCTCGGCGTCGGCGGTGCGTCCACGACCCTCGCCGGGCTCACGGTCCGCAGGCCGGTCACCAAAGCGCTCGATCTCGGCACGGGCTCCGGCATCCAGGCGCTGCATGCCGCGCAGCACGCCACCCGCGTCACGGGCACGGACCTCAACCCCCGGGCGCTGCGGATCGCCGCGCTGACCCTGGCGCTCTCCGGGGCGGGGCCGGCCGACCTGCGGGAGGGCTCGCTGTTCGAGCCCGTCGGTGACGAGACGTACGACCTGATCGTGTCCAACCCGCCGTTCGTGATCTCGCCCGGCGCCCGGCTCACCTACCGCGACGGCGGCATGGGCGGCGACGACCTGTGCCGGACGCTCGTCCAGCAGTCCGGCGCGCATCTCAACGACGGCGGATACTGCCAGCTGCTGGCCAATTGGCAGCATGTGGCGGGCGAGGAGTGGCACGACCGGCTGCGCTCCTGGGTGCCGCGCGGCTGCGACGCCTGGATCGTGCAGCGCGAGGTGCAGGACATCACCCAGTACGCCGAGCTGTGGCTGCGTGACGCCGGCGACCACCGCACCGGCGACGAGGAGTACGCCGCGCGGTACGACGCCTGGCTCGACGAATTCGAGGCACACAAGACCAAGGCCATCGGCTTCGGCTGGATCACCCTGCGCAAGTCCGGATCGGACTCCCCGTCCATCACGGTCGAGGAATGGCCGCATCCGGTGGAACAGCCGCTGGGGGAGTCGGTCGTACGGCACTTCGCCCGCCAGGACTACCTGCGGGCCACGGACGACGCGGCGCTGCTGGCCGGCCACTTCCGGCTCGCCGACGAAGTGGTGCAGGAGCAGGTCGGGCTGCCCGGGGCGGAGGACCCCGAGCATGTGGTGCTGCGCCAGAACCGCGGTATGCGGCGGGCGACGAAGGTGGACACGGTCGCCGCGGGCTTCGCCGGGGTGTCTGACGGCTCGCTCCCGGCCGGGCGGATTCTGGACGCCATCGCCCAACTCGTCGGCGAGGATCCGGTGCTGCTGCGGGACCGTACGCCGGCCTCGATCCGGATGCTGGTCGAGCAGGGGTTCCTGGAGCCGGTGGCCGCGGGCGGCTGA